The following coding sequences lie in one Apium graveolens cultivar Ventura chromosome 3, ASM990537v1, whole genome shotgun sequence genomic window:
- the LOC141713219 gene encoding uncharacterized protein LOC141713219, which yields MASTKVQRIMTQPINLIFRFLQSKARIQIWLFEQKDLRIEGRIIGFDEYMNLVLDDAEEVSIKKKSRKPLGRILLKGDNITLMMNTGK from the exons ATGGCGAGCACCAAAGTCCAGAGGATTATGACCCAGCCCATT AACCTGATTTTTAGGTTTCTCCAAAGC AAAGCGCGCATTCAGATATGGCTTTTCGAGCAGAAGGATTTGAGGATTGAAGGCCGAATCATT GGGTTTGATGAGTACATGAATTTGGTCCTGGACGATGCTGAAGAAGTCAGTATCAAGAAGAAAAGCAGAAAACCACTTG ggaggatcttgctcaaagGAGACAACATAACATTGATGATGAACAC GGGTAAATGA